From the genome of Podospora pseudoanserina strain CBS 124.78 chromosome 7 map unlocalized CBS124.78p_7.2, whole genome shotgun sequence, one region includes:
- a CDS encoding uncharacterized protein (EggNog:ENOG503PDCQ; COG:S) gives MSLTLSSITISTFSKGLSTLVHILQKAEEYAASQGLDANAEYINARLIDDMLPLTFQVQNVTNTVRKTLTRSQGKADEPWEDGEKTFADLYARIEKARQVIKEADAAAIDAKADETVDLALGPTTVKIVSRDSVLNQGIPNFFFHLNTAYAILRSKGVPVGKRDYIGSFLA, from the exons ATGtctctcactctctcttCCATTACTATTTCTACCTTTTCCAAGGGTCTCTCCACACTCGTTCATATTCTCCAAAAGGCCGAAGAATATGCTGCATCACAGGGCCTCGACGCCAATGCCGAGTACATCAATGCCAGGCTCATCGATGACATGCTCCCCCTGACCTTTCAAGTTCAGAATGTTACCAACACTGTCCGCAAAACCCTCACCCGCTCCCAAGGGAAGGCTGATGAGCCTtgggaagatggagagaagACATTTGCCGATTTGTATGCCCGTATTGAGAAGGCGAGGCAGGTGATCAAGGAGGCCGATGCTGCTGCTATTGACGCCAAAGCCGATGAAACTGTCGATCT TGCTTTGGGGCCAACAACCGTCAAGATTGTCAGCAGAGACTCAGTCCTCAACCAGGGAATccccaacttcttcttccatctcaacaCGGCGTATGCCATTCTCAGGAGCAAAGGCGTTCCAGTTGGCAAAAGAGACTACATTGGAAGCTTCTTGGCTTAA
- a CDS encoding uncharacterized protein (COG:G; MEROPS:MER0034741; EggNog:ENOG503NUEU): MAIKQWMGLLLAGSSLSSALPSSKVAARTTDAATEFVDNLVAELTAAYNDHQIRAPQCAQESTLVVDTGYAKYRGYYDSASALNHWKGIRYSQAPTGSLRWQPPRFPALAPSAPVTDADAFGNTCYQHTPRTAFGSFPGPPGSEDCLFLNVVAPANATKLPVVVWIHGGGYGYGDSSQDLTQLINDNGKTFIGVSINYRLGAFGYLSSQQVKDNGVVNAGHLDQALALAWVKLHICKFGGDPSKVTIAGQSAGAGSVMHHALAVNGDLGSLLFDKGLAQSPYLPYQPNFNDAIPTSRYYAFSAAAGCPSSGSVFSCLLSKSAADLELASLSVTSSSTQGSWGFWPVTDGVYIKNRPTAQLTAKRVNGNKLLVGYNAHEGPLFVPGSDAIETQADLLAWMALWFPNLTSAQLNSILAINPNSALSSASGPRFETDGLNTGGFNAINTSPDGVGQKQRGNNIYAEATFACPAYWLADAYSGNPGKSSWLYQFSVPFAYHGADINAAFGPSTPSLPSDITLAFRKAWGNFIVGGNPSIANTIANGASSASPSAYHPASNWPVWNQNAPQFVNFNTTGGTLATVELPLVGPYPQYEGPGIKNAISVHNANTWEAYRGDRCAFYKNLGPYMPN, encoded by the exons ATGGCCATCAAACAGTGGATGGGCCTGCTCCTCGCAGGCTCCTCGCTTTCTTCTGCCTTGCCCAGCTCCAAAGTCGCCGCACGCACTACAGATGCCGCCACCGAGTTTGTGGATAATCTTGTTGCTGAACTGACTGCAGCCTACAACGATCATCAAATCCGTGCGCCCCAGTGCGCTCAAGAATCGACCTTGGTCGTGGACACTGGCTATGCCAAGTACAGGGGCTACTACGACTCAGCATCTGCTCTGAATCACTGGAAGGG CATCCGATACTCGCAGGCTCCCACGGGAAGTCTGAGATGGCAGCCTCCCCGTTTCCCTGCTCTGGCCCCATCTGCGCCAGTCACTGATGCCGACGCCTTTGGCAACACATGCTATCAACACACTCCGCGTACAGCATTTGGCTCTTTCCCTGGGCCCCCTGGTAGCGAAGATTGCCTCTTCCTCAATGTCGTCGCCCCTGCCAATGCCACCAAGCTTCCAGTCGTGGTTTGGATCCACGGCGGAGGCTATGGGTATGGTGATAGTTCGCAAGATCTGACCCAGCTTATCAACGACAATGGGAAGACTTTCATTGGTGTTTCTATCAACTATCGT CTTGGTGCCTTTGGTTACCTGTCCTCCCAGCAGGTCAAGGACAATGGTGTTGTCAATGCCGGTCATCTTGACCAGGCTCTTGCTTTGGCCTGGGTCAAGCTCCACATCTGCAAATTTGGTGGTGATCCTTCCAAGGTCACTATCGCCGGGCAGTCCGCCGGTGCTGGCTCCGTTATGCACCACGCATTGGCTGTCAACGGTGACCTCGGCTCTCTTTTGTTCGACAAGGGACTTGCTCAGTCTCCCTACCTGCCTTACCAGCCCAACTTCAACGATGCTATCCCTACCAGCAGATATTATGCCTTCTCCGCCGCTGCCGGCTGCCCTTCCTCCGGCAGCGTCTTTTCTTGCCTGCTTAGCAAGAGCGCTGCCGACCTCGAGCTTGCTTCGCTTTCAGTCACTTCTTCGTCAACCCAGGGAAGTTGGGGCTTCTGGCCTGTGACTGATGGCGTGTACATCAAGAACCGTCCCACTGCACAGCTCACCGCCAAGAGGGTCAACGGCAACAAGCTCCTCGTGGGTTACAACGCTCATGAGGGACCCCTCTTTGTGCCTGGGTCCGATGCGATCGAGACTCAggccgacctcctcgcctggATGGCTCTCTGGTTCCCCAACCTCACTTCGGCCCAGCTGAACAGCATCCTGGCCATCAATCCCAACTCGGCGCTGAGCTCTGCTTCCGGTCCCAGGTTTGAGACTGATGGTCTAAACACCGGCGGCTtcaacgccatcaacaccagtcCCGACGGCGTCGGCCAGAAGCAGAGAGGCAACAATATCTACGCCGAGGCTACCTTTGCATGCCCTGCGTACTGGCTCGCCGATGCTTACTCGGGCAATCCGGGCAAGTCTTCCTGGCTGTATCAGTTCTCTGTTCCTTTTGCCTACCACGGAGCCGATATCAACGCAGCCTTTGGACCCAGCACCCCCAGCCTCCCCAGCGACATTACCCTCGCGTTCCGCAAGGCCTGGGGCAACTTTATCGTCGGTGGAAACCCATCCATCGCCAATACGATTGCGAACGGAGCCTCCTCTGCGTCTCCTAGCGCATACCACCCCGCATCCAACTGGCCTGTCTGGAACCAGAACGCGCCCCAGTTTGTCAATTTCAACACAACCGGCGGGACTCTCGCTACTGTTGAGCTTCCGTTGGTGGGGCCCTATCCCCAGTATGAGGGTCCGGGCATCAAGAATGCCATTTCAGTTCATAATGCCAACACTTGGGAGGCTTACCGTGGGGACAGATGCGCCTTCTACAAGAATCTTGGCCCATACATGCCGAACTGA
- a CDS encoding uncharacterized protein (EggNog:ENOG503PBK2), with product MTDATSASPPPLPLSSNAHEDKSSTVIGAIIFCLVWSTVMVGMRLWTRGKMIKQLGIDDYACILGLLTTCGSAIAIGHMTTFGLGRHISVMKQNDIPLYLRDFYVSIVMYCCALLFLKLTFLFQYYRVLAVQHMRIVYLVAIFIVGGWALSQILVGIFICTPIRAFWLGVPDIEGATCIPNIPQWYINAAGNIVTDVAVFALPLPAMWKLKLAKGQKYVLIGIFSLGFFTVIISMIRIKYLQLHEDFPWENVTSSLWSVGELTSAITCACLPTLRPFLATYFPRLASATGGSRAHPTGAMSAGVAVDGTGRIRTVDPETGVYYVGRGQHSRARSGANKGAAVTVEYSDGTGSEVELSPQQTKVNLFEAHVIYKSESLDGVSIVSRDIR from the exons ATGACAGACGCAACATCAGCCAGTCCGCCACCACTACCGCTCTCGTCCAACGCCCACGAAGACAAATCCTCTACGGTGATTGGGGCTATCATCTTCTGCCTGGTATGGTCAACTGTAATGGTAGGCATGCGCCTGTGGACGCGGGGCAAGATGATCAAGCAGCTTGGAATAGATGACTACGCCTGCATCCTAGGCTTG CTCACGACATGTGGATcagccatcgccatcggcCACATGACAACCTTTGGCCTGGGAAGGCACATCTCGGTCATGAAACAGAACGATATTCCCCTGTACCTTCGAGACTTTTACGTTTCCATCGTGATGTACTGCTgcgccctcctcttcctcaagctCACGTTTCTCTTCCAATACTACCGCGTTCTGGCTGTCCAGCATATGCGCATCGTTTATCTCGTCGCCATTTTCATCGTCGGGGGCTGGGCCCTCTCCCAAATCCTGGTGGGCATCTTCATCTGCACTCCCATCCGCGCGTTTTGGCTCGGGGTGCCCGATATCGAAGGTGCCACGTGTATTCCAAACATACCTCAATGGTACATCAATGCCGCGGGCAATATCGTGACGGATGTGGCTGTCTTTGCGCTGCCTTTGCCGGCTATGTGGAAATTGAAGCTGGCCAAAGGTCAGAAGTATGTGCTGATTGGCATTTTcagcttgggcttctt CACCGTCATCATCTCCATGATCCGGATCAAGTATCTTCAACTGCACGAAGACTTCCCCTGGGAAAACGTCACGTCCTCCCTCTGGTCCGTTGGCGAGCTGACCTCGGCTATCACTTGCGCCTGCCTGCCTACCCTCCGCCCCTTCTTGGCGACCTACTTCCCCAGATTGGCATCGGCCACTGGTGGTAGCAGGGCTCATCCCACGGGCGCTATGAGTGCCggcgttgctgttgatggaaCCGGCCGCATCCGAACAGTGGATCCCGAAACGGGCGTTTACTACGTCGGCAGAGGACAGCACTCGCGCGCCCGCAGTGGCGCGAACAAAGGTGCGGCGGTAACGGTCGAGTATTCTGACGGGACCGGTAGTGAGGTTGAGCTGTCGCCACAGCAGACGAAGGTCAACCTATTCGAGGCTCATGTGATCTACAAGTCGGAAAGTCTAGATGGGGTCAGTATTGTCAGTAGGGACATTCGATGA
- a CDS encoding uncharacterized protein (EggNog:ENOG503NVJQ; COG:B): MSETQDSPGPNLEDLTPEEANRIIHSHRKVRYGTACWPCRQRKVKCDNKSPCENCVKREHPSLCSYKPNRSATSKSGSFGTESLTPGKKRPRSPDDADTRSQSNDPREAISTYEPDTAETTRYVGQNSIPALLRERTAANEPQDVNEIRQDMRSLLGLDNSAPFPLMSSRHLDRLTSDISAELPSDREVMKLFRTYKEIPQPFWGFVIDIDDLESRLMVYLEDRAKNARASTKATKPVSASWLAILFAVLAVGSQYHDSPYHVRTRDSQKYIQISFHFLRLGNFLLRPNLDSIQALLMTSFVLLNDMKAEASWALMGLTCRLAQSLGLHRPQQLDGRPSPEAEKREVSRRKLWWTCLWHDTLTSLSFDRSPITNIPCCPIPMSQTAETEGWAYLEAMYHLCKIISQRLNPDAASNATYSQILDNCKAVEHIRDKCLNQLRNKDACKSALDRLQHFAIRLHTSFILSVCCRPALMRSESTRLDAPQKKFLADRCKLNLTETVRMFLAMHQLSVIPTRSWAFTYHGLSSAVLLGILGDSKGDPEVRQLQGDLISALSATAAKEQTSPQPHIHRSDHDIELSGPLSRALMALKNIYDHGSVIGPGPMKESGVNSGAGSGTRTPLQPGTQSGYPIHGLPLPQDSISRMPTSLDPHQNAALAMAEMQQNGGQLGDMQHRHVSLYTRTHMFPSTATDRTISNMPFVFPPPQQNQQQLSDVSNFDPATYMSPMDLYDHIFWDTPDPFGTPVDSMNFDFLAHPPPGQPQQQFYF; encoded by the exons ATGTCGGAGACACAGGACAGCCCGGGGCCCAACCTCGAGGATCTCACACCCGAGGAGGCCAACCGTATCATTCACTCCCACCGCAAAGTGAGATATG GCACTGCATGCTGGCCATGCAGACAGAGGAAAGTCAAGTGTGACAACAAGAGCCCCTGTGAGAACTGCGTCAAGAGAGAACATCCGTCGCTCTGCTCTTACAAGCCCAACCGGTCAGCCACAAGCAAGAGTGGCTCGTTTGGCACCGAGTCCCTCACTCCGGGAAAGAAACGCCCACGGTCTCCAGATGATGCAGACACCCGAAGCCAGAGCAACGACCCTCGTGAAGCCATCAGCACTTACGAACCAGACACAGCCGAGACCACGCGTTATGTTGGCCAGAACAGCATACCAGCTTTGCTCAGAGAACGGACAGCAGCAAACGAACCCCAGGACGTCAACGAGATACGCCAAGACATGCGgtccctcctcggcctcgacaaCTCGGCACCCTTCCCGCTCATGTCTTCCCGTCATCTCGACCGGCTGACCTCTGACATTTCGGCCGAACTTCCCTCTGACCGGGAAGTCATGAA GCTATTCCGAACGTACAAGGAGATTCCCCAGCCATTCTGGGGGTTTGTCATTGATATTGACGACCTTGAATCTCGACTCATGGTGTACCTGGAGGACAGAGCCAAAAATGCCAGGGCGTCCACCAAAGCCACGAAACCCGTCTCTGCGTCATGGCTAGCCATCTTGTTTGCCGTTCTTGCTGTTGGCTCACAGTATCACGATTCACCTTATCATGTGCGAACCCGGGACTCCCAAAAATACATACAGATATCTTTTCACTTTCTTCGTCTTGGAAACTTCCTTTTGAG ACCAAATCTGGACTCCATCCAGGCCTTGCTCATGACGAGCTTTGTGTTGCTTAACGACATGAAGGCCGAGGCATCGTGGGCATTGATGGGCCTCACTTGCCGCCTAGCCCAGTCTCTTGGCCTCCATCGGCCACAACAACTAGATGGTCGGCCGAGCCCAGAAgcggagaagagagaggtgtCACGCCGAAAACTTTG GTGGACTTGCCTATGGCATGATACCCTAACATCACTTTCCTTTGATCG ctcccccatcaccaacatacCATGTTGCCCTATTCCCATGTCCCAAACTGCCGAGACAGAGGGCTGGGCATACCTCGAGGCCATGTACCATCTCTGCAAGATCATATCTCAGCGGCTCAACCCCGACGCTGCCTCCAACGCTACGTACAGTCAGATCTTGGATAACTGCAAGGCTGTCGAACATATCCGGGATAAATGCCTGAATCAGCTGCGGAACAAGGATGCTTGCAAGTCAGCATTGGACCGCCTACAACATTTTGCCATTCGGTTACACACTTCGTTCATTCTGTCAGTTTGCTGTCGGCCAGCTTTGATGCGTTCCGAGAGTACCCGTCTCGACGCGCCACAGAAGAAGTTCCTCGCCGACAGATGCAAGCTGAACCTGACCGAGACAGTGCGCATGTTTCTCGCCATGCACCAGCTTTCAGTCATCCCCACTCGTTCATGGGCCTTCACCTACCATGGGCTTTCCTCGGCTGTGCTTTTGGGAATTCTGGGTGACTCCAAAGGGGATCCTGAAGTCCGCCAACTGCAAGGGGACCTGATATCGGCGCTttcggcaacagcagccaagGAGCAAACgtccccccaaccacacaTCCATCGGTCTGACCACGATATTGAACTTTCGGGTCCCCTGTCCCGTGCTTTAATGGCACTCAAGAATATCTACGATCATGGATCCGTAATCGGCCCCGGCCCCATGAAGGAGAGCGGTGTGAACTCTGGCGCGGGCTCTGGCACCCGAACACCACTGCAGCCAGGGACTCAATCAGGATATCCTATTCATGGTCTTCCGCTGCCACAGGACTCCATTTCCCGGATGCCCACTAGTTTGGATCCACATCAAAATGCAGCCTTGGCCATGGCAGAGATGCAGCAGAACGGAGGACAATTGGGTGACATGCAACACAGGCATGTATCTCTCTATACCAGGACGCATATGTTCCCATCGACAGCTACTGACAGAACGATCAGCAACATGCCCTTTGTGttccccccaccacagcaaaaTCAGCAACAATTGAGCGATGTTTCCAATTTTGACCCTGCCACTTACATGTCACCCATGGACCTGTACGACCACATTTTCTGGG ACACTCCTGATCCGTTCGGCACTCCGGTAGACTCGATGAATTTTGACTTTCTTGCACACCCACCACCGggccaaccacagcagcagtttTACTTCTAG